In Chryseobacterium oranimense, a single window of DNA contains:
- a CDS encoding quinol:cytochrome C oxidoreductase produces the protein MYSFSPKLKSTSIILLVVGLVLFAIGFFMNKGLSTEKIEHMMEAVHASGHTAPTHSSEMVGPQDHAAHLEHAELQVHNQPLASLHFVAVFFFGISCAVLFFYCIQHAAHAGWPIIITRVMEAIASYIPYGGAILVIMMILNITHNGHLFHWMDPELTDPNSAHFDVILFEKKRFLNIPFYAIRTLIYVIGASFFAWKLKAQSKKVDETKSKVDYQMLYRWAVGYIAFFGFASAAWAWDWLMSIDPHWYSTMYIWYSMVSCLSSGIAVIILLSVYLKKNGFLPQFNDNHLHDLGVFLFATSMLWTYTWFAQFMLYWYANVPEEVNYFFGRFQHYGPTFLPMLIINFLLPLLVLVSSSIKRNYKVVTTMAVVVILGHLLDYFNMVMPGTVGPYWKTPEVFLLIAGAVLFVAGLFMFTVLTALSKLKLIPTGNPFLHESEIYEYPF, from the coding sequence ATGTATAGTTTTTCACCAAAATTAAAATCAACTTCTATAATCCTTCTTGTTGTAGGTTTAGTTCTATTTGCTATCGGTTTCTTTATGAATAAAGGACTTTCCACTGAAAAAATAGAGCACATGATGGAAGCGGTTCACGCTTCCGGTCATACTGCCCCTACACACTCTAGTGAAATGGTAGGACCACAGGACCATGCTGCTCATTTAGAGCATGCTGAGCTTCAGGTTCACAACCAGCCACTGGCATCGCTGCACTTTGTAGCAGTATTTTTCTTTGGAATTAGTTGTGCTGTATTATTCTTTTACTGTATTCAGCACGCTGCTCATGCAGGTTGGCCTATTATTATTACAAGGGTAATGGAAGCTATTGCTTCTTATATCCCATATGGTGGTGCCATTCTGGTTATTATGATGATATTGAATATCACACACAATGGCCACTTGTTCCACTGGATGGATCCGGAATTGACAGATCCAAATTCTGCTCATTTCGATGTGATCCTTTTCGAAAAGAAAAGATTCTTAAACATTCCTTTCTATGCGATCAGAACTTTGATCTATGTGATCGGTGCTTCTTTCTTCGCCTGGAAACTTAAAGCTCAGTCTAAAAAAGTAGACGAAACCAAATCTAAAGTAGATTATCAGATGCTTTACAGATGGGCGGTAGGATATATTGCATTCTTCGGATTTGCTTCTGCTGCTTGGGCTTGGGACTGGTTGATGTCTATTGACCCTCACTGGTATTCTACAATGTATATCTGGTATTCAATGGTAAGCTGCCTTTCAAGTGGTATCGCTGTGATCATCCTTCTAAGTGTTTACCTGAAGAAAAACGGTTTCTTACCTCAGTTCAATGATAACCACTTACACGATTTAGGAGTATTCCTTTTCGCTACAAGTATGCTTTGGACGTATACATGGTTTGCGCAGTTCATGCTTTACTGGTATGCGAACGTTCCGGAAGAGGTTAACTACTTCTTTGGAAGATTCCAGCACTACGGACCAACATTCTTACCAATGCTGATCATCAACTTCCTGTTACCTTTATTGGTATTAGTAAGCAGCAGCATCAAGAGAAACTACAAAGTTGTAACAACAATGGCTGTAGTAGTTATCTTAGGTCACCTTTTAGACTACTTCAATATGGTAATGCCGGGAACGGTAGGACCTTACTGGAAAACTCCTGAAGTATTCCTGTTAATTGCAGGAGCTGTTCTATTCGTAGCAGGATTGTTTATGTTTACTGTATTAACTGCTTTATCTAAACTGAAGCTTATTCCTACAGGAAACCCATTCTTACACGAATCTGAAATTTATGAGTATCCTTTCTAA
- a CDS encoding tetratricopeptide repeat protein: MAKLGKNAQNEQEGKETVEFFKDLDREALNTERFLEKYSKQLGIVFGVLVLGVLGFFAYKQFVVAPQNVEAVKSFLAAQKNQTEGKDKEALGGNSAANPGFVGTYNEYSSTKVGELSAYNAGLLKFKAGKFQEAYDLLDKFSSDNKTLMALKYGAMADAKSGLNQNDEALSLLDKASTASNDPYTTYYFTRKAGIVALGLKKNAEAKKYFSTIDEKYQDYDNGMSDSYIEMTKYF, translated from the coding sequence ATGGCAAAATTGGGAAAGAATGCTCAGAACGAGCAAGAAGGTAAAGAAACGGTTGAGTTCTTTAAAGACCTTGACAGAGAGGCATTAAACACTGAAAGATTCCTTGAAAAATATTCAAAGCAATTGGGTATTGTATTTGGGGTATTGGTTTTAGGGGTTTTAGGGTTCTTTGCTTACAAGCAATTTGTAGTAGCTCCTCAGAATGTTGAAGCTGTAAAAAGTTTCCTTGCTGCTCAAAAAAACCAGACCGAAGGGAAAGATAAAGAAGCTTTGGGAGGAAATTCTGCAGCAAATCCAGGTTTTGTAGGAACATATAACGAATATTCAAGTACAAAGGTTGGTGAACTTTCTGCTTACAATGCGGGTCTATTAAAATTCAAAGCTGGAAAATTCCAGGAAGCTTACGATCTTTTGGACAAATTTTCATCTGATAACAAAACATTAATGGCATTGAAATACGGTGCTATGGCAGATGCGAAATCAGGTCTTAACCAAAATGATGAAGCTTTATCTTTATTAGACAAAGCATCAACTGCTTCCAACGATCCTTATACCACTTACTATTTCACAAGAAAAGCAGGTATCGTAGCATTAGGATTAAAGAAAAATGCGGAAGCTAAGAAATACTTCTCTACAATTGATGAGAAATATCAGGACTACGACAACGGAATGTCTGATTCTTATATTGAAATGACTAAATATTTTTAA
- a CDS encoding DUF3341 domain-containing protein has translation MSTTKIVYGLYADDDDLMNGVKAFNDKGIAINEVYTPFPVHGLDKALGLKKTRISDAAFFYALYGVTIGATVTWYVMNHDWPQNIGGKPAFDWAHNMPAFVVPMFELMVFCAAHMMSLTFLVRNKMYPGAPAQNPDPRTTDDKFMMEFVTDDVESVKQLLIETGVEEITVKDA, from the coding sequence ATGAGCACCACTAAAATTGTATACGGACTTTATGCTGACGACGACGATTTAATGAACGGCGTTAAAGCATTCAACGATAAAGGGATTGCAATAAACGAAGTTTATACTCCATTCCCGGTTCACGGACTTGATAAAGCTTTAGGGTTAAAGAAAACCAGAATTTCTGATGCCGCATTCTTCTACGCTCTTTATGGAGTTACCATCGGTGCTACGGTAACATGGTATGTAATGAATCACGACTGGCCTCAAAACATTGGTGGTAAACCTGCTTTTGACTGGGCACACAACATGCCTGCATTCGTAGTTCCAATGTTTGAATTAATGGTATTCTGCGCAGCTCACATGATGTCTTTAACTTTCCTTGTTAGAAACAAAATGTATCCGGGAGCTCCCGCTCAGAATCCTGATCCGAGAACTACTGATGATAAATTCATGATGGAATTTGTAACTGATGACGTAGAGTCTGTAAAACAGTTGCTGATTGAAACCGGAGTTGAAGAAATAACTGTTAAAGATGCTTAA
- a CDS encoding adenine phosphoribosyltransferase, with the protein MASQELIKKLEETIENVPDFPIPGIQFKDISPIFLDPKLYEEVIADLVTFSKGKVDAVCGIESRGYLFGIAIAVALEVPFILIRKAGKLPPPIISENYDLEYGSAIIETREGQIKPGQRILIHDDLLATGGTTEAAAKLVEKQGATVSQFSFLIGLKGLNGDEKLKKFNAEIYHILEF; encoded by the coding sequence ATGGCTTCACAAGAACTGATTAAAAAACTCGAAGAAACCATTGAAAATGTTCCTGATTTTCCGATTCCCGGAATTCAGTTTAAGGATATTTCACCCATTTTCCTTGATCCAAAGCTATATGAAGAGGTTATTGCAGACCTTGTTACTTTCAGCAAGGGAAAAGTAGATGCCGTATGCGGAATTGAAAGCAGAGGCTACCTCTTTGGAATTGCAATTGCCGTAGCACTTGAAGTTCCATTCATTTTAATCAGAAAAGCAGGAAAACTCCCGCCACCCATTATTTCAGAAAACTATGATCTGGAATACGGAAGTGCCATCATCGAAACCCGTGAAGGGCAGATAAAACCGGGACAGAGAATTCTGATCCATGACGATTTGTTGGCAACAGGCGGAACTACAGAAGCTGCAGCAAAACTTGTGGAAAAACAAGGGGCAACCGTTTCACAATTCAGCTTCCTTATTGGCCTGAAAGGTTTGAATGGGGATGAAAAACTGAAAAAATTCAACGCCGAAATCTATCATATTTTAGAATTTTAA
- the nrfD gene encoding NrfD/PsrC family molybdoenzyme membrane anchor subunit, which produces MSGHYEAPIREPLIIGHKTYHDITEDIARPIEERAGKLWWISLYAALVLFIYGFGCIAYTIGTGIGAWGLNRTINWGWDITNFVWWVGIGHAGTLISAVLLLFRQRWRMSVNRSAEAMTIFAVVQAAIFPVIHMGRVWVGYWVFPLPNQFGSLWGNFNSPLLWDVFAISTYFSVSTVFWFMGLIPDFAMIRDRAKTPWTRKIYTFLAFGWGGKAKHWQRFEELSLVLAGLATPLVFSVHTTVSFDFATSVIKGWHSTIYPPYFVAGAIFSGFAMVQTLLLVARKVCHLEEYITMYHIEIMNIVIILTGGMVTVAYATEYFIGWYSGSRFEDFTYLSPGAAVGPYWWAFWSLIICNLVIPASFWFKRLRTNIIWTFIVALIINIGMWFERFDIIVINLSRDYLPGSWTMFKPTIIDVGVYLGTIGFFSVLFLLYARTFPVIAQAELKSILKISGETYKAKEGDEHH; this is translated from the coding sequence ATGTCAGGACATTACGAAGCTCCGATAAGGGAACCTCTAATTATTGGTCACAAAACTTATCACGATATCACAGAAGATATTGCACGACCTATCGAAGAAAGAGCAGGTAAACTATGGTGGATTTCACTATATGCAGCCTTAGTTCTATTCATCTACGGATTTGGCTGTATCGCTTATACTATCGGAACAGGTATTGGAGCATGGGGGCTTAACAGAACTATTAACTGGGGTTGGGATATTACCAACTTCGTATGGTGGGTAGGTATCGGTCACGCCGGGACCCTAATCTCCGCAGTATTATTATTATTTAGACAGCGTTGGAGAATGTCTGTAAACAGATCTGCAGAGGCGATGACGATCTTTGCGGTTGTACAGGCAGCCATCTTCCCTGTAATCCACATGGGTAGAGTTTGGGTAGGATATTGGGTATTCCCTTTACCAAACCAGTTCGGTTCTCTTTGGGGGAACTTCAACTCTCCTCTACTTTGGGACGTATTTGCAATCTCCACGTATTTCTCAGTATCAACTGTATTCTGGTTTATGGGACTAATCCCTGACTTTGCAATGATCAGAGATAGAGCTAAAACGCCTTGGACTAGAAAAATTTATACATTCCTTGCATTCGGATGGGGTGGTAAAGCAAAACACTGGCAGAGATTCGAAGAACTTTCTTTGGTTCTTGCAGGTTTAGCAACTCCACTTGTATTCTCGGTACACACTACCGTATCTTTTGACTTCGCAACTTCGGTTATTAAAGGATGGCACTCTACAATCTACCCTCCTTACTTCGTTGCCGGTGCGATTTTCTCAGGATTTGCAATGGTACAGACCCTGTTGCTTGTAGCAAGAAAAGTTTGTCACCTTGAAGAATACATCACCATGTATCACATAGAAATCATGAACATCGTAATCATCCTAACAGGAGGTATGGTAACTGTAGCTTATGCTACTGAATACTTCATCGGATGGTACTCTGGTTCAAGATTTGAAGACTTTACATATCTTTCTCCGGGTGCTGCCGTAGGACCTTATTGGTGGGCATTCTGGTCATTGATCATCTGTAACCTTGTAATTCCTGCTTCATTCTGGTTCAAGAGACTGAGAACGAATATCATCTGGACTTTCATCGTTGCATTGATCATCAACATCGGTATGTGGTTTGAACGTTTCGATATCATCGTTATCAACCTTTCAAGAGACTACTTACCAGGATCTTGGACTATGTTTAAACCAACCATCATTGATGTGGGTGTATATTTAGGAACGATCGGATTCTTCTCTGTATTATTCTTATTATACGCAAGAACATTCCCTGTAATTGCACAGGCTGAATTAAAATCGATTCTGAAAATTTCAGGTGAAACTTATAAAGCAAAAGAAGGAGATGAGCACCACTAA
- a CDS encoding cytochrome c — protein sequence MLKMKKNVLKITAVLGLTTVLLNSCGPKENTPLVYFPDMYFPVAYDPLMKAQDAYSDHENEIPAFVKNSFATGLAPVEGSVAQNKDGVFEESLLPRNVDEYNAGYDASKTMTTSPLNPANAAKDIERGKILFDHTCAACHGTGGDGQGPIVQSGAFSGVPNYADREITVGSVHYVLTNGRNAMGSYAGQLNAGDRWRVAMYVMSAFKKAAAAPAAATTAAATPAPATAAKETTTETKK from the coding sequence ATGCTTAAAATGAAAAAGAATGTATTAAAAATTACAGCTGTTTTAGGTTTAACAACGGTTTTACTTAATTCTTGCGGACCAAAAGAAAATACACCATTGGTATATTTTCCTGATATGTACTTTCCTGTAGCCTACGATCCATTGATGAAAGCTCAGGATGCCTATTCAGATCATGAAAATGAAATTCCTGCTTTCGTTAAAAATAGTTTTGCAACAGGTCTTGCTCCAGTAGAAGGATCAGTTGCTCAAAATAAAGACGGAGTCTTTGAAGAAAGCCTTCTGCCTAGAAATGTAGATGAGTATAACGCAGGTTATGACGCTTCTAAAACAATGACAACATCACCTCTTAACCCAGCTAATGCTGCCAAAGATATTGAAAGAGGGAAAATCTTGTTTGACCATACTTGTGCTGCATGCCACGGAACTGGCGGTGACGGACAAGGACCAATTGTACAGAGCGGAGCATTCTCTGGTGTACCAAACTATGCTGACAGAGAGATTACTGTAGGATCTGTTCATTATGTATTAACTAACGGTAGAAATGCAATGGGATCTTACGCTGGACAGCTTAACGCTGGTGACAGATGGAGAGTAGCAATGTATGTAATGAGTGCCTTTAAAAAAGCAGCGGCAGCACCTGCAGCAGCTACAACGGCAGCTGCTACACCAGCACCGGCCACAGCAGCAAAAGAGACTACTACCGAAACTAAAAAATAA